TGTCTAGTCATTTGTCCGCTTTGGCGAAAATGTTTACCACAAATATCACATGAATATGGCTTTTCTCCTGAATGGTATCTCATGTGTGTTTTGAGATGACTGCTAGTATTAAAAAGTTTGCCACACAGGCCACATTGATACGGTTTCTCCCCTGAATGACTTCTTTTATGAATTGTGAGGTTCTGGCTCTGACTGAATGATTTTCCACATATATCACAGTGATAAGGTTTCTCCCCAGAATGGGTTCTCACATGCACAATCAGATGATCTCGTCGGTAAAATGTCTTACCACATTCTTGACAGACAAACTCTTTCACGCCATTGTGTACTTTTTCATGCAGCCGGAGACAACGGATATTGGGAAAAGTCTTGCCGCAAACATCACAGATATGTGTTCTGTTATGACAACTTTTCACATGCGTTATCAGCTGCTCTGTTGACTGGCATGTCATCCCACAAACCGTGCAATCAAAATTGTtctcatgtgtttttatgtgcttCATCAAAGAGCCAACGTACTGAAATCCCTTGCcacaaaaatggcaaaaactgCGTTCCGTTCCTTTCCTTTTCATTGTTATGGTCTGTCCTCCTTTGCTGGTAACCAACTCCTCATCACTGTCATTGTTCTCACTCTGAGTTGAAGAGCAATCTGAAGAAACTGTCTGCAATTCATATGATGGTTGTGT
The nucleotide sequence above comes from Etheostoma spectabile isolate EspeVRDwgs_2016 chromosome 15, UIUC_Espe_1.0, whole genome shotgun sequence. Encoded proteins:
- the LOC116702518 gene encoding zinc finger protein 16 isoform X2; this translates as MDTTMFHLRSFVHQRLYTAAEEILGEVEKTITIALYEAEVSQSKEEVGSLRHQQTIDLRKESAAEPSLTISSVGRGDECDAPLLRENTGPSTPEEDNFSLGAEVQGPSQTSGDLDDSNWNDCLVQTDFKMLEIKEEQEELDDSQTQEMVFPSSEVVKSEQDLLETQPSYELQTVSSDCSSTQSENNDSDEELVTSKGGQTITMKRKGTERSFCHFCGKGFQYVGSLMKHIKTHENNFDCTVCGMTCQSTEQLITHVKSCHNRTHICDVCGKTFPNIRCLRLHEKVHNGVKEFVCQECGKTFYRRDHLIVHVRTHSGEKPYHCDICGKSFSQSQNLTIHKRSHSGEKPYQCGLCGKLFNTSSHLKTHMRYHSGEKPYSCDICGKHFRQSGQMTRHRTTHTGERPYGCHVCGMRYRFAPNLKVHLQIHEMAASE
- the LOC116702518 gene encoding zinc finger protein 510 isoform X1, producing MDTTMFHLRSFVHQRLYTAAEEILGEVEKTITIALYEAEVSQSKEEVGSLRHQQTIDLRKESAAAEPSLTISSVGRGDECDAPLLRENTGPSTPEEDNFSLGAEVQGPSQTSGDLDDSNWNDCLVQTDFKMLEIKEEQEELDDSQTQEMVFPSSEVVKSEQDLLETQPSYELQTVSSDCSSTQSENNDSDEELVTSKGGQTITMKRKGTERSFCHFCGKGFQYVGSLMKHIKTHENNFDCTVCGMTCQSTEQLITHVKSCHNRTHICDVCGKTFPNIRCLRLHEKVHNGVKEFVCQECGKTFYRRDHLIVHVRTHSGEKPYHCDICGKSFSQSQNLTIHKRSHSGEKPYQCGLCGKLFNTSSHLKTHMRYHSGEKPYSCDICGKHFRQSGQMTRHRTTHTGERPYGCHVCGMRYRFAPNLKVHLQIHEMAASE